A single genomic interval of Agarivorans aestuarii harbors:
- a CDS encoding fasciclin domain-containing protein has protein sequence MIKRIASVFTLIITTMTFSMLAHADHHGMKKDVVDVAVENGSFTTLVTAVKAAGLVDTLKGEGPFTVFAPTDEAFAKLPEGTVEMLLMPENKDKLIAVLTYHVVAGKVMAADVVNIDSATTVQGGMLAVSTSGESVMINNAKVVAADVKASNGVIHVVDTVLLPK, from the coding sequence ATGATTAAACGAATTGCAAGTGTATTTACTTTGATTATCACAACAATGACATTCTCGATGTTGGCTCACGCTGACCATCACGGCATGAAAAAGGACGTTGTTGATGTAGCCGTCGAAAATGGCTCTTTTACTACTTTAGTTACCGCTGTGAAAGCCGCTGGATTGGTTGATACCTTAAAGGGAGAAGGGCCTTTTACTGTGTTTGCTCCTACCGATGAAGCCTTCGCAAAATTGCCTGAAGGAACCGTGGAAATGTTACTCATGCCTGAGAACAAAGATAAGTTAATCGCCGTGCTTACTTACCATGTTGTAGCCGGAAAAGTCATGGCAGCTGATGTCGTTAACATTGATAGCGCTACAACCGTTCAAGGAGGAATGTTAGCCGTTAGCACTAGCGGTGAGTCGGTAATGATCAATAACGCAAAGGTAGTGGCTGCAGACGTTAAAGCTAGCAACGGTGTGATTCATGTTGTCGACACCGTATTGTTACCAAAATAG